Proteins encoded by one window of Plasmodium falciparum 3D7 genome assembly, chromosome: 4:
- a CDS encoding dipeptidyl aminopeptidase 3, which translates to MILIFQLFLINILFLNFIKCDIPVHCLSRHVEGKWEIHLGLLKKKKNSKQKNVEGVILNDKVTGGNVWNISGDIKKNETTAYDNNYDNNYDYQCGYKRPDNADYHDDLNPENEDTKERFEEKEKRYIVFNEDRSLNILNEEGDINSRYSGYWKIIYDEGLYIEVYKEDDSKEVYFSFFKFKQKGDVSYSYCNNLIMGVMNKYSLDNNIWDMRYEENIEENIRSDDKNNNIHMIKDEKKSVLNIDEKNREISNNISHIYMIRKNVTFFGLRNNKIKKPKRKKMKDKIIISKGNNNINEIQNDDNYNKIIKEKNFFQLIDYYNDNYISSGRFNIDKFCWYGKKVQEHSEQPTNKIPVQNISPLSVNADEYNKLYDEKKKIINNLQKSQDDQLSHSSDNNNNNDNNDNNDNNDNNDNNDNNDNNNNVQNVVYLRRHKDVFRKYNKGLLLMNRNNKYEKRNSLFYKYIDKNIDLKNFDWNNKEDIKMRLGHYIKILDDAIDQKDCGSCYANSASFIINSRVRIKYNYIKNIDSLFFSNEQLILCDIFNQGCNGGYIYLSLKYAYENYLYTQKCFEKYKKKINYNTDDLEIKSSLMSQDDNSLLCDQFDVFKIKNEKKKNNEINIKEQITMNINNDSNKNQEYTNNDHDHLLILSYQIQTDPNKKDDNKKNINIYGLNEDYILIDEQKYNNNHNNNDDDEEYDIFKSNSCDVKINVSKFEYLDIQDEELLKKYIYYNGPVAAAIEPSSEFIGYKKGIILGNFIKMYDGTKNNAYIWNKVDHAVVIVGWGEDTLPNFVKKNKLSKETMEHILTTWKENNKDNGDSNNNGDSNNNGDSNNNGDSNNNGDSNNNGDSNDNGDNKDNGDSNDNGDNNNDNGDNNDNGDNNIINNNNNVIIKYWKVLNSWGTNWGNSGYFYILRNNNSFNIKSYILACDVNLFVKQKET; encoded by the exons atgattttaatatttcaattatttttaattaatatattatttttgaattttataaaatgtgaTATTCCTGTTCACTGCTTAAGCAGACACGTGGAGGGGAAGTGGGAGATTCACTTGGGTCtcctgaaaaaaaaaaaaaattcgaaacaaaaaaatgttgAAGGTGTTATATTGAATGATAAGGTAACAGGAGGAAATGTATGGAATATATCTGGagatataaagaaaaatgaaacgACAGCATATGacaataattatgataataattatgattatcaATGTGGATATAAAAGACCTGACAACGCTGATTATCATg aTGATTTGAACCCAGAGAATGAAGATACGAAGGAACGATTCGAAGAAAAGGAGAAAAGATATATCGTGTTTAATGAAGATAGATCATTAAACATATTGAATGAAGAGGGAGATATTAATTCTAGATACAGTGGTTAttggaaaataatatatgatgaaGGATTATATATAGAGGTATACAAAGAGGATGATAGTAAAGAAGTGTATTTCTcgttttttaaatttaaacaGAAAGGTGATGTTTCATATAGttattgtaataatttaattatgggtgttatgaataaatattccttagataataatatatgggATATGAGATATGAAGAGAATATAGAAGAGAACATAAGaagtgatgataaaaataataatatacatatgataaAAGATGAGAAGAAAAGTGTTTTAAAtattgatgaaaaaaatagagagataagtaataatatatcacatATTTACATGATAAGAAAGAATGTAACTTTCTTTGgattaagaaataataaaataaagaaaccaaaaagaaaaaaaatgaaagataaaattataataagtaaaggaaataataatataaatgaaatacaaaatgatgataattataataagataATTAAGGAAAAGAATTTCTTTCAACTtattgattattataatgataattatattagtTCAGGTCGTTTTAATATAGACAAATTTTGTTGGTATGGTAAAAAAGTACAAGAACATTCTGAACAACCTACCAACAAAATTCCTGTTCAGAATATTTCTCCATTATCTGTAAACGcagatgaatataataaattatatgatgaaaaaaaaaaaataataaataatttacaaaaGTCTCAAGATGATCAACTTTCACATTcaagtgataataataataataatgataataatgataataatgataataatgataataatgataataatgataataatgataataataataatgtccAAAATGTGGTATATCTTAGGAGACATAAAGATGTGTTTCGAAAATACAACAAAGGTTTATTACTTATGAATaggaataataaatatgagaAAAGGAAtagtttattttataaatatatagataaaaatatagacttaaaaaattttgattggaataataaagaagatataaaaatgagattaggacattatataaaaattttagatGATGCTATTGATCAAAAAGATTGTGGTTCGTGTTATGCAAATTCAgcatcttttattattaatagtagagtaagaataaaatataattatattaaaaatatcgattcattattttttagtaATGAACAATTAATACTATGTGATATATTCAACCAAGGATGTAACggtggatatatatatttgtcttTAAAATATGCttatgaaaattatttatatacacaaaaatgttttgaaaagtataaaaaaaaaataaattataatacagATGatttagaaataaaaagttCATTAATGAGTCAAGATgataattctttattatgTGATCAATTTGATGTTTTTAAAatcaaaaatgaaaaaaagaagaataacgaaataaacataaaagaGCAAATAACTATGaacataaataatgattCTAATAAAAATCAAGAGTATACAAATAATGATCATGATCaccttttaatattatcatatcaAATACAAACAGATcctaataaaaaagatgataataaaaaaaatataaatatatatggattaaatgaagattatatattaatcgatgaacaaaaatataataataatcataataataatgatgatgatgaagaatatgatatttttaaatcAAATTCTTGtgatgtaaaaataaatgtctCAAAATTTGAATATTTAGATATACAGGatgaagaattattaaaaaaatatatttattacaatgGACCAGTAGCAGCAGCCATAGAACCTTCAAGTGAATTCATaggatataaaaaaggaataatatTAGGAAATTTCATTAAAATGTATGATGGAACTAAAAACAATGCTTATATATGGAATAAGGTGGATCATGCTGTAGTAATAGTAGGATGGGGAGAAGATACTTTACCCaattttgttaaaaaaaataaactcTCTAAGGAAACCATGGAACATATTTTAACAACATggaaggaaaataataaggataatggtgatagtaataataatggtgatagtaataataatggtgatagtaataataatggtgatagtaataataatggtgatagtaataataatggtgatagtaatgataatggtgataataaagataatggtgatagtaatgataatggtgataataataatgataatggtgataataatgataatggtgataataatattattaataataacaataatgttattataaaatattggaAAGTATTAAATAGTTGGGGTACCAACTGGGGGAATTCAGGGTACTTTTATATActtagaaataataattcttttaatattaagtCATATATATTAGCATGTGACGTTAACTTGTTTgttaaacaaaaagaaacatGA